In the Physeter macrocephalus isolate SW-GA unplaced genomic scaffold, ASM283717v5 random_164, whole genome shotgun sequence genome, one interval contains:
- the DAG1 gene encoding dystroglycan 1 isoform X3 yields the protein MTPKQRIDLLHRMRSFSELELHNMKLVPVVNNRLFDMSAFMAGPGNAKKVVENGALLSWKLGCSLNQNSVPDIRGVEVPAREGAMSAQLGYPVVGWHIANKKPPLPKRIRRQIHATPTPVTAIGPPTTAIQEPPSRIVPTPTSPAIAPPTETMTPPVRDPVPGKPTVTIRTRGAIIQTPTLGPIQPTRVSEAGTTVPGQIRPTMTIPGYVEPTAVATPPTITTKKPRVSTPKPATPSTDSSATTTRRPTKKPRTPRPVPRVTTKAPVTRLETASPPTRIRTTTSGMPRGGEPNQRPELKNHIDRVDAWVGTYFEVKIPSDTFYDNEDTTTDKLKLTLKLREQQLVGEKSWVQFNSNSQLMYGLPDSSHVGKHEYFMHATDKGGLSAVDAFEIHVHRRPQGDRAPARFKAKFVGDPAAVVNDIHKKIALVKKLAFAFGDRNCSTITLQNITRGSIVVEWTNNTLPLEPCPKEQITGLSRRIAEDDGKPRAAFTNALEPDFKAMSISVTGSGSCRHLQFVPVAPPRRVPSEAPPTEVPDRDPEKSSEDDVYLHTVIPAVVVAAILLIAGIIAMICYRKKRKGKLTLEDQATFIKKGVPIIFADELDDSKPPPSSSMPLILQEEKAPLPPPEYPNQNVPETTPLNQDTVGEYTPLRDEDPNAPPYQPPPPFTAPMEGKGSRPKNMTPYRSPPPYVPP from the coding sequence TGGTGAATAACAGACTGTTTGACATGTCGGCTTTCATGGCTGGCCCAGGAAATGCAAAAAAGGTGGTAGAGAATGGGGCCCTGCTCTCCTGGAAGCTGGGCTGCTCCCTGAACCAGAACAGTGTGCCTGACATTCGTGGTGTGGAGGTCCCTGCCAGGGAAGGTGCTATGTCTGCCCAGCTTGGCTACCCTGTGGTGGGTTGGCACATCGCCAACAAGAAACCCCCTCTCCCCAAACGCATCCGGAGGCAGATCCATGCCACACCCACACCTGTCACTGCCATTGGGCCCCCAACCACGGCCATCCAGGAGCCACCATCCAGAATTGTGCCCACCCCCACATCTCCAGCCATTGCTCCTCCAACAGAGACCATGACTCCTCCAGTGAGGGATCCTGTTCCTGGGAAGCCCACAGTCACCATTCGGACTCGAGGTGCCATTATTCAGACCCCAACCCTCGGCCCCATCCAGCCCACTCGGGTGTCAGAAGCTGGCACCACCGTTCCTGGCCAGATCCGCCCAACAATGACCATTCCTGGCTATGTGGAGCCCACGGCAGTTGCTACCCCTCCCACAATTACCACCAAGAAGCCACGAGTATCCACGCCAAAACCAGCCACACCTTCTACTGATTCCTCAGCCACCACAACTAGAAGGCCGACCAAGAAGCCACGGACACCCCGACCGGTGCCCCGGGTCACCACCAAAGCTCCCGTCACCAGATTGGAAACCGCCTCCCCGCCTACTCGCATCCGCACCACCACCAGTGGGATGCCCCGTGGAGGAGAACCCAACCAGCGCCCAGAGCTCAAGAACCATATTGACAGGGTGGATGCCTGGGTTGGCACCTATTTTGAGGTGAAGATCCCGTCAGACACTTTCTATGACAATGAGGACACCACCACTGATAAGCTGAAGCTGACCCTGAAGCTTCGGGAGCAGCAGTTGGTAGGCGAGAAGTCTTGGGTACAGTTCAACAGCAACAGCCAGCTCATGTATGGCCTGCCTGACAGCAGCCACGTGGGCAAGCACGAATACTTCATGCACGCCACAGACAAAGGGGGCCTATCAGCTGTGGATGCCTTCGAGATCCATGTCCACAGGCGCCCTCAAGGGGATAGGGCTCCTGCTAGGTTCAAGGCCAAGTTTGTGGGTGACCCAGCAGCTGTGGTGAATGACATTCACAAGAAGATTGCCCTGGTGAAGAAGCTGGCCTTCGCCTTTGGGGATCGCAACTGCAGCACCATCACTCTGCAGAATATCACCCGGGGCTCCATTGTGGTGGAATGGACCAACAATACACTGCCCCTGGAGCCCTGCCCCAAGGAGCAGATCACGGGGCTGAGCCGGAGGATCGCTGAGGATGATGGCAAACCTCGAGCTGCCTTCACCAACGCCTTGGAGCCCGACTTCAAGGCCATGAGCATTTCTGTGACAGGCTCTGGCAGCTGTCGGCATCTACAGTTTGTCCCAGTGGCTCCACCCAGGAGGGTGCCCTCAGAGGCACCACCTACGGAGGTGCCAGATAGGGACCCTGAGAAGAGCAGCGAGGATGATGTCTACCTGCACACGGTCATTCCGGCCGTGGTGGTTGCAGCCATCCTGCTTATTGCTGGCATCATTGCCATGATCTGCTATCGCAAGAAGAGGAAGGGCAAGCTCACCCTCGAGGACCAGGCCACCTTCATCAAGAAGGGGGTGCCTATCATCTTTGCAGACGAGCTGGACGACTCCAagcccccaccctcctccagcaTGCCGCTTATCCTGCAGGAGGAAaaagcccccctcccccctcctgaGTACCCCAACCAGAATGTGCCCGAGACCACTCCTCTGAACCAGGACACCGTGGGAGAGTACACACCCCTGCGGGATGAGGATCCCAATGCGCCTCCCTACCAGCCCCCGCCGCCCTTCACAGCCCCCATGGAGGGCAAGGGCTCCCGTCCCAAGAACATGACCCCATACCGGTCGCCCCCTCCCTATGTCCCCCCTTAA